AAGTGTTGCCAATGGGATGAATTCCCTCATCCGCAACCTGGGGATGGTAATCGGGACAGCAGTTGCGGTTGGTGTTTTCACCGCAGCAAGGAACGACTATCTGATTAGCGCAACGGCGGCGCCAGTCTTGGCTCAAACCGGAGCCTTTCTGGCCGGGTGGCAGGCAGCCCTGAATTTGTCGGCTGCAGCCGCGCTAACTGCAGCCGTAGTTTCATTGCTGCGGTTGAAAGCGGTTATTCCGGCCGCAGAGGGAAAATAACGGGGAAAAAGCAGGGGCCTTAACCGGCAAAATCTTGTCCTGACGGAGGATAATAGATTGGTTACGAAGAACTCTATTGTTATTTTATTGAAGGAGGCCGGTGGAAATGGCTCAATTCGAGAATGTAACCATTATTAAAAAAGCGAATGTCTACTTTGACGGTAAGGTTACCAGCCGGACAGTTTTGTTTTCTGATGGGACTAAAAAAACACTGGGAGTGATGCTGCCTGGTGAATATGAATTCGGGACTTCAGAAAAAGAGATTCTGGAAGTTCTGGGCGGGGATGTGGAGGTTCTGCTGCCGGGCGAAGCAAATTGGCGCAACTTTAAAGCAGGGGATACCTTTGAGGTGCCTAAAGGCGCCAAGTTCGGCTTAAAAGTCAGCACATTATGCGACTACTGCTGCTCATACATTAAGGATTAATAAACATAACTAGCAGGCCGAAAGGCCTGCATTTTTTCGTGTCGGAGCTGTTCTATTTTTCTGGGGCCAGTGTAAATTATTCTTGATGGGATTAGAGGCACCCTGGAGGTGTAATCGTGAGACTGATTGCCTGGTATGCTTCCAGACCATTTTTTATCAATAGTCCACAAGTAGTTTCCCGCTGCCCGGATTGCGGCAGCCATTTAGTCCGGTTAAAGGAGAACAGGAGGCGCTATTTTTTTTGGTGCAGATCCTGCCTCTGGTTCAGAAAAG
This window of the Syntrophomonadaceae bacterium genome carries:
- a CDS encoding pyrimidine/purine nucleoside phosphorylase — translated: MAQFENVTIIKKANVYFDGKVTSRTVLFSDGTKKTLGVMLPGEYEFGTSEKEILEVLGGDVEVLLPGEANWRNFKAGDTFEVPKGAKFGLKVSTLCDYCCSYIKD